In a single window of the Drosophila subpulchrella strain 33 F10 #4 breed RU33 chromosome X, RU_Dsub_v1.1 Primary Assembly, whole genome shotgun sequence genome:
- the LOC119556599 gene encoding uncharacterized protein LOC119556599, whose protein sequence is MSTMKSVALLCLILTTALLLGQGQGGPVDVDIPAPDANEVDTDFGDEDATDKPLGIVSIKVRHLQEDPALCALRSRYHPHHPQCHSYCKRQGHWIGQCKKETCHCFS, encoded by the coding sequence ATGAGCACAATGAAGTCCGTCGCGCTGCTCTGCCTGATCCTAACCACCGCCCTGCTCCTGGGCCAAGGTCAAGGGGGTCCCGTCGATGTGGATATTCCCGCTCCCGATGCCAACGAAGTGGACACCGATTTCGGGGACGAGGATGCCACCGACAAGCCACTGGGCATCGTTTCCATCAAGGTCCGCCACCTCCAGGAGGATCCAGCCCTCTGCGCCCTGCGCTCGCGGTACCACCCACACCACCCCCAGTGCCACAGCTACTGCAAGCGCCAAGGTCACTGGATAGGCCAGTGCAAGAAGGAGACCTGCCACTGCTTCTCCTAG